Proteins encoded within one genomic window of Camelina sativa cultivar DH55 chromosome 19, Cs, whole genome shotgun sequence:
- the LOC104766338 gene encoding dirigent protein 16 produces MMIKQSPFLLLATILCTVAVFAAALDPAPEDPIFELYMHDLLGGSSPTARPITGLLGNIYNGQVPFAKQIGFTPPENGIAIPNANGALPTVNGINGVPLGTGLSGTAYSGQNLNGIQTQLGPDGLSLGFGTITVIDDILTSGPDLGSQPLGKAQGVYVASSADGSTQMMAFTAMLEGGEYNDNLNFYGIYRIGSAMSHLSVTGGTGRFKNACGFAEVRPLIPSGQHEVDGAESLLRIIVHLKY; encoded by the coding sequence ATGATGATCAAGCAATCACCATTCTTGCTTTTAGCAACAATCTTGTGTACGGTTGCTGTGTTTGCAGCAGCTCTTGATCCTGCACCTGAAGACCCCATCTTCGAACTCTACATGCACGATTTACTTGGAGGAAGCAGTCCCACTGCAAGACCCATCACGGGTTTGCTCGGGAACATTTACAATGGTCAGGTTCCGTTTGCTAAGCAGATTGGTTTCACTCCTCCCGAAAACGGTATAGCCATACCCAATGCAAACGGCGCACTCCCAACGGTTAACGGCATCAACGGTGTACCTCTTGGAACCGGCCTGTCTGGTACAGCATACTCTGGTCAGAACCTTAATGGAATTCAGACTCAGCTGGGTCCTGATGGTCTCAGTCTTGGGTTTGGCACCATCACCGTGATCGATGACATACTCACATCTGGTCCTGACTTGGGTTCGCAGCCGCTTGGTAAGGCTCAAGGAGTTTATGTTGCAAGTTCTGCAGACGGGAGCACTCAGATGATGGCTTTCACAGCTATGCTTGAAGGTGGAGAGTACAACGACAACCTCAACTTCTACGGAATTTATAGGATCGGAAGTGCCATGTCGCATCTGTCAGTGACAGGAGGAACAGGTAGGTTCAAGAACGCTTGTGGGTTTGCAGAGGTCAGGCCATTGATTCCATCGGGTCAGCATGAAGTGGATGGAGCAGAGTCTTTGCTGAGGATCATTGTCCATCTGAAGTactaa
- the LOC104767821 gene encoding DNA-directed RNA polymerases IV and V subunit 2-like: MDIDDEIEAAGEINLSELGESFLQSFCKKAATSFFENYGLISHQLNSYDFFIKHGLQNVFDSFGEMLVEPSFDISKKKADDWRYATVRFGLVTVEMPTFFSDDKELQFLPWHARLQNMTYSARIKVNVQVEVFTKSVVKSDKFKTGQDEYVEKKILDVKKQDILIGRIPVMVKSVLCNTSVQGKENCNKGDCAFDQGGYFVIKGAEKVFIAQEQMCIKRLWISNSPWTVSFRSETKRNRFIVRLAENLKSEDYKRREKVLTVYFLSTEIPVWLMFFALGVSSDKEAMDLIAFDGDDARITNSLIASIHEADAICEGFRCGNNALAYVEQQIKSTKFPPLESVDDCLRLYLLRTMTKNMQKHLAGDGDLKPIEHYLDASIITNGLSRAFSTGQWSHPFRKMERVSGVVANLGRANPLQTLIDLRRTRQQVLYTGKVGDARYPHPSHWGRVCFLSTPDGENCGLVKNMSLLGLVSTQTLEPVVEKLFDCGMEELMDDTSTPLCGKHKVLFNGDWIGLCSDSEYFVAELKSRRRRSELPREMEIKRDKDDNEVRIFTDAGRLLRPLLVVENLHKLKQDKPRQYSFEHLLDQGILELIGIEEEEDCNTAWGIKQLLKEPNNYTHCELDLSFLLGVSCAIVPFANHDHGRRVLYQSQKHCQQAIGFSSTNPNTRCDTLSQQLFYPQKPLFKTLASECLKKEVLFNGQNAIVAVNVHLGYNQEDSIVMNKASLERGMFRSEQIRSYKSEVDSKDSEKRKKMDEVVQFGKTHSKIGKVDSLDDDGFPIIGANMSTGDIVIGRCTESGADHSIKLKHTERGIVQKVVLSSNDEGKNFAAVSLRQVRSPCLGDKFSSMHGQKGVLGYVEEQENFPFTIQGIVPDIVINPHAFPSRQTPGQLLEAALSKGIASPIQKKKGSSAAYTKVTRHATPFSTPSVSEITEQLHRAGFSRWGNERVYNGRSGEMMRSLIFMGPTFYQRLVHMSEDKVKFRNTGPVHPLTRQPVADRKRFGGIKFGEMERDCLIAHGASANLHERLFTLSDSSQMHICRKCKTYANVIERTPSSGRKIRGPYCRVCESPDHVVRVYVPYGAKLLCQELFSMGITLNFDTKLC, translated from the exons ATGGACATTGATGATGAGATCGAAGCTGCTGGGGAGATCAATCTTTCTGAGCTAGGAGAAAGTTTTCTCCAGAGTTTCTGCAAAAAAGCTGCAACATCCTTCTTTGAAAACTATGGACTTATAAGTCATCAGCTCAACTCCTACGACTTCTTCATCAAACACGGGCTTCAGAATGTGTTTGATTCCTTTGGTGAGATGCTCGTTGAACCGTCTTTTGATATTTCAAAGAAGAAGGCCGATGATTGGAGATACGCTACTGTTCGATTCGGACTAGTCACCGTCGAGATGCCCACATTCTTTTCTGATGACAAGGAGCTTCAGTTTCTCCCATGGCATGCCAGGCTTCAGAATATGACTTACTCAGCAAGGATCAAAGTAAATGTCCAAGTTGAG GTgttcacaaaaagtgttgttaaaAGTGACAAATTCAAGACCGGACAAGACGAGTATGTTGAGAAGAAGATACTAGATGTCAAAAAGCAGGACATTCTAATTGGTAGAATACCTGTCATGGTGAAGTCTGTCCTTTGCAATACAAGCGTGCAAGGAAAGGAAAACTGCAATAAGGGGGATTGTGCCTTTGATCAGGGTGGATATTTTGTGATAAAGGGTGCTGAGAAG GTGTTTATAGCTCAGGAACAGATGTGCATAAAGAGACTGTGGATTTCTAATTCACCATGGACAGTCTCCTTCAGGTCCGAAACTAAAAGAAATCGATTCATTGTGCGCCTCGCAGAGAATCTGAAATCAGAAGACTATAAGAGAAGGGAGAAAGTACTGACAGTGTACTTCTTGTCGACTGAGATTCCAGTCTGGCTTATGTTCTTCGCGCTGGGGGTTTCGTCAGACAAAGAAGCCATGGATTTAATTGcttttgatggtgatgatgcaaGAATTACCAACAGTCTCATAGCTTCTATCCATGAAGCTGATGCAATTTGTGAAGGTTTTCGCTGTGGGAACAATGCTCTAGCATATGTTGAACAGCAGATCAAAAGCACCAAGTTCCCTCCTCTTGAAAGTGTGGATGACTGCCTCCGCCTGTATTTGTT AAGAACCATGACCAAGAACATGCAGAAACACCTCGCAGGCGATGGTGATTTAAAGCCTATTGAGCATTATTTGGATGCTTCCATCATCACAAATGGGCTTAGTAGAGCCTTCTCCACTGGACAATGGTCTCATCCTTTCAGGAAGATGGAAAGGGTTTCAGGTGTTGTAGCTAATCTGGGTCGTGCAAATCCATTGCAGACTCTGATTGATCTGAGGAGAACGAGACAGCAAGTCCTATACACTGGCAAGGTTGGAGATGCGAGATATCC GCATCCGTCTCACTGGGGCAGAGTATGCTTTTTATCAACTCCAGATGGTGAAAATTGTGGTCTCGTGAAGAACATGTCCCTTCTTGGACTTGTTAGCACACAAACTTTGGAGCCTGTGGTGGAAAAGCTCTTTGATTGTGGAATGGAAGAGCTGATGGATGATACCAGCACACCATTGTGTGGCAAACATAAAGTTCTTTTCAATGGAGACTGGATTGGATTATGTTCAGATTCTGAATACTTTGTCGCGGAGTTAAAGAGCAGGCGGCGCCGAAGTGAATTACCTCGTGAG ATGGAAATTAAACGAGATAAAGATGACAATGAGGTGAGAATTTTCACTGACGCTGGTAGACTACTCCGACCTCTCTTGGTTGTGGAAAATCTCCACAAGTTGAAGCAAGACAAACCGAGACAGTATTCTTTTGAGCATCTTCTTGACCAAGGGATTCTTGAGTTGATcgggattgaagaagaagaagactgtaaTACAGCATGGGGAATCAAACAGCTTCTGAAGGAACCAAATAATTACACGCATTGCGAATTAGACTTGTCATTCCTGTTGGGTGTGAGCTGTGCAATTGTCCCATTTGCAAACCACGATCATGGGAGAAGAGTTCTCTACCAGTCCCAGAAGCATTGCCAACAAGCCATTGGTTTCTCATCAACGAACCCTAACACCCGCTGCGATACACTGTCCCAGCAGCTGTTCTATCCCCAGAAGCCACTTTTCAAGACATTGGCGTCGGAGTGTCTTAAAAAAGAAGTGCTGTTTAATGGCCAGAACGCAATTGTTGCTGTGAATGTTCATCTCGGGTACAACCAAGAGGATTCCATTGTGATGAACAAGGCTTCACTGGAACGTGGTATGTTCCGTTCAGAGCAGATTAGAAGCTACAAATCAGAGGTTGATAGCAAAGACtcggagaagaggaagaagatggatgagGTTGTTCAGTTTGGAAAGACACACAGCAAAATCGGCAAAGTAGACAGCCTTGATGATGACGGGTTTCCTATCATTGGTGCTAACATGAGCACTGGCGATATTGTCATTGGCAGATGCACCGAGTCTGGGGCTGATCACAGTATAAAGCTCAAGCACACTGAGAGAGGAATTGTGCAAAAAGTGGTATTATCATCTAATGATGAGGGGAAGAATTTTGCTGCGGTTTCTCTGAGACAG GTTCGTTCTCCATGCCTTGGAGATAAGTTTTCCAGTATGCATGGGCAGAAAGGTGTTTTAGGCTATGTAGAGGAACAGGAGAATTTTCCTTTCACGATCCAAGGCATAGTTCCTGATATTGTGATAAACCCGCACGCTTTCCCTTCTAGGCAGACACCGGGTCAACTCTTGGAGGCTGCGCTCTCCAAAGGAATCGCTAGTCCTATACAAAAGAAGAAGGGTAGCTCTGCTGCATACACCAAAGTGACTCGTCATGCTACTCCTTTCTCCACTCCGAGTGTCTCTGAAATCACTGAGCAGCTTCACAG GGCTGGCTTTTCAAGATGGGGAAACGAAAGGGTCTACAACGGTAGATCGGGTGAGATGATGCGTTCTCTGATATTCATGGGCCCAACGTTCTACCAGCGACTTGTCCACATGTCAGAGGACAAAGTCAAATTCAGGAACACCGGACCAGTCCACCCTCTCACACGGCAACCAGTGGCAGATAGGAAGAGGTTCGGCGGAATAAAGTTTGGAGAAATGGAGAGAGACTGCCTAATAGCTCATGGTGCTTCCGCGAATTTGCATGAGCGTCTCTTCACTCTAAGTGACTCCTCTCAGATGCACATCTGCAGAAAATGCAAGACCTATGCGAACGTGATCGAGAGGACTCCAAGCAGTGGAAGAAAGATCAGAGGGCCTTACTGTAGAGTGTGCGAATCCCCAGACCATGTGGTTAGGGTGTATGTGCCTTATGGAGCTAAGCTTCTGTGTCAGGAGCTGTTCAGCATGGGCATCACTCTCAACTTCGACACCAAGCTCTGCTAG
- the LOC104766340 gene encoding PHD finger protein ING1: protein MSFAEEFEANLVSLAHVLQKKYSLLRDLDKSLQENQRQNEQRCEKEIEDIRRGRTGNITPSSTSLTQFSEEALDEQKHSVRIADEKVALAMQAYDLVDMHVQQLDQYMKKSEEIRKEKEAAAAALELENSEKAGKAGEGGRGGRKKTRLATAASTAAASTGVTSSNMDLDLPVDPNEPTYCVCNQVSYGEMVACDNNECKIEWFHFGCVGLKEQPKGKWYCPDCATVKKSRKGR, encoded by the exons ATGTCATTCGCCGAGGAATTTGAAGCAA ATCTTGTGTCGCTGGCCCATGTTTTGCAGAAGAAGTATTCACTCTTGCGTGATTTGGATAAAAGTTTGCAAG AGAATCAAAGACAAAATGAACAACGATGTGAGAAAGAAATAGAGGATATAAGAAGGGGCAGAACTGGGAATATCACACCCAGTAGTACCTCTCTTACACAGTTCTCAGAGGAAGCACTCGATGAACAGAAACACAGCGTCCGAATCGCTGACGAGAAAGTGGCGCTGGCTATGCAGGCATATGATCTG GTGGATATGCATGTTCAGCAACTTGAccaatatatgaaaaaatccGAGGAGATCCGCAAAG AGAAAGAAGCTGCCGCTGCTGCATTAGAACTTGAGAACAGCGAGAAAGCCGGGAAGGCTGGTGAAGGTGGAAGAGGAGGGCGAAAGAA GACAAGGCTAGCGACAGCTGCGTCAACAGCAGCAGCATCAACAGGGGTGACTTCAAGTAATATGGATTTGGATCTGCCTGTGGATCCAAACGAACCAACTTACTGcgtctgcaaccaagttagctaTGGCGAGATGGTTGCTTGTGATAACAATGAG TGCAAGATTGAGTGGTTCCATTTCGGCTGCGTTGGTCTGAAAGAACAACCCAAGGGGAAATGGTACTGCCCGGATTGTGCTACAGTCAAGAAGAGCAGGAAAGGTCGATGA
- the LOC104766337 gene encoding hydroxyethylthiazole kinase-like — protein MEPKPEQNEWSSGVWAHLTDVRRRSPLVQCITNFVSMDLVANTLLSAGASPAMVHSVVEIPDFTPHIHALSINVGTLTPEWLPSMKAAAEVASQLGKPWVLDPAAVSCSGFRLKSCLELIGLKPTVIKGNGSEIIALSSASPGQTKGADSSHESTDAIEAAKSLALTSGAVVAVSGAADIVTDGNQVIGVHNGTKMMQKITATGCSLAGLIAAFLAIDSSRPLEATVSAMSVFGIAGELGEALANGPASLRMHLIDSLYGLDETTVRSRVNITRFG, from the exons ATGGAACCAAAACCAGAGCAGAACGAGTGGAGCTCAGGCGTGTGGGCTCACTTAACCGACGTCCGGCGACGATCGCCGCTGGTTCAGTGCATCACCAACTTCGTCTCCATGGATCTCGTAGCCAACACGCTTTTATCGGCCGGTGCGTCTCCGGCGATGGTCCATTCAGTCGTCGAGATTCCTGATTTCACGCCTCATATTCACGCGCTTAGTATCAACGTTGGAACGCTTACACCTGAGTGGCTTCCCTCCATGAAAGCTGCCGCCGAAGTCGCTTCTCAGCTCGGAAAGCCTTGGGTTCTCGATCCCGCCGCCGTGAGTTGCTCCGGGTTCCGATTAAAGTCGTGTTTGGAGCTTATCGGGTTAAAACCTACTGTAATCAAAGGAAACGGTTCTGAGATTATTGCTCTCTCATCCGCTTCACCGGGTCAGACTAAG GGTGCTGATAGCTCTCATGAATCTACAGACGCTATAGAAGCTGCTAAGTCATTAGCTCTGACGAGTGGTGCAGTTGTTGCAGTGTCTGGAGCTGCTGATATCGTTACAGATGGGAACCAGGTTATTGGTGTTCACAATGGGACGAAGATGATGCAAAAGATCACTGCAACTGGTTGTTCACTAGCTGGTCTTATTGCAGCATTTCTTGCTATTGATTCATCACGGCCGCTGGAAGCTACAGTTTCCGCTATGTCTGTCTTTGGCATCGCAGGTGAGTTGGGAGAAGCTCTGGCGAATGGTCCAGCTTCGTTGAGAATGCATTTGATTGACTCTCTGTATGGGTTGGATGAAACCACAGTTCGTAGCCGTGTGAATATCACAAGGTTTGGTTGA
- the LOC104766339 gene encoding pentatricopeptide repeat-containing protein At3g24000, mitochondrial, translating into MATTKPAFSNSSSFPYRLFSQLKIFRRIGSVPAPVSEDSDDQSNDLLLRTSSNGHEGSYIPADRRFYNMLLKKCTVFKLITQGKIVHAHLIQSIFRHDLVMYNTLLNMYSKCGSLEEARKVFDQMPERDFVTWTTLISGYSQHGRPRDALLLFNQMVRLGFSPNEFTLSSVIKAAAAETKGCCGHQLHGFCIKCGFDSNVHVGSALLDLYTRYGLMDDAQLVFDALESRNDVSWNALIAGHARRCGTEKAFELFQRMLREGFRPSHFSYASLFGACSSTGFLEQGKWVHAYMIKSGEKLVAFAGNTLLDMYAKSGSIHDARKIFDRLAKRDVVSWNSLLTAYAQHGFGKEAVCWFEEMRRGGICPNEISFLSVLTACSHSGLLDEGWHYFELMKKDGIVPKAWHYVTVVDLLGRAGDLHRALRFIEEMPIEPTAAIWKALLNACRMHKNMELGAYAAEHVFKLDPDDPGPHVILYNIYASGGRWNDAARVRKKMKENGVKKEPACSWVEIENAIHMFVANDERHPQRKEIALKWEEVYAKIKELGYVPDTSHVIVHVDQQESEVNLQYHSEKIALAFALLNTPPGSTIHIKKNIRVCGDCHSAIKLASKVVGREIIVRDTNRFHHFKDGTCSCKDYW; encoded by the coding sequence ATGGCGACAACTAAACCTGCCTTTTCAAATTCCTCTAGTTTCCCGTATCGTCTCTTCTCCCAACTGAAAATTTTCCGGCGTATAGGTTCTGTTCCGGCACCGGTATCTGAAGATTCCGACGACCAATCGAATGATCTGCTTCTTCGCACGAGTAGCAACGGTCACGAGGGCAGTTATATTCCCGCAGATAGACGTTTCTACAACATGCTTTTAAAGAAATGTACAGTCTTTAAGTTAATCACTCAGGGAAAGATCGTTCATGCTCATCTGATTCAATCCATCTTTCGTCATGACCTCGTTATGTACAACACTCTCCTCAATATGTATTCGAAATGCGGGAGTTTGGAGGAAGCTCGTAAAGTGTTCGACCAAATGCCTGAGAGAGATTTTGTTACATGGACCACTTTGATTTCTGGTTATTCGCAGCATGGTCGACCTCGTGATGCGTTACTCTTGTTTAATCAGATGGTTAGACTTGGATTTAGTCCCAATGAGTTCACTTTGTCTAGTGTGATCAAAGCTGCTGCAGCTGAGACGAAGGGTTGTTGTGGTCATCAACTTCATGGGTTCTGTATTAAGTGTGGATTCGATTCGAATGTTCATGTTGGTAGCGCTCTTCTTGACTTGTACACACGCTATGGTCTTATGGATGATGCACAATTGGTTTTTGATGCGCTTGAGAGCAGGAATGATGTTTCTTGGAATGCTCTTATTGCTGGTCATGCTAGGAGATGTGGTACAGAGAAGGCTTTTGAGCTATTTCAACGGATGCTTAGAGAAGGTTTCAGACCTTCTCATTTCTCATACGCTAGCCTCTTTGGCGCTTGTTCCAGTACTGGGTTCTTGGAGCAAGGGAAATGGGTTCATGCGTATATGATTAAATCCGGTGAAAAGCTTGTGGCTTTTGCAGGAAACACTCTTCTTGACATGTATGCAAAATCAGGAAGCATCCATGATGCGAGAAAAATATTCGATAGATTGGCTAAAAGGGATGTGGTGTCTTGGAACTCGCTGTTAACTGCTTATGCCCAACATGGATTTGGAAAAGAAGCAGTGTGCTGGTTTGAGGAAATGAGGAGAGGTGGGATTTGTCCCAATGAGATCTCGTTTCTCTCTGTGCTTACAGCTTGCAGCCATTCTGGTCTTCTAGATGAAGGGTGGCATTACTTTGaattgatgaagaaggatgggaTAGTACCCAAGGCTTGGCACTATGTCACGGTTGTAGATCTTCTAGGGCGAGCTGGTGATCTTCATAGGGCACTGAGATTTATTGAAGAAATGCCAATAGAACCTACTGCAGCCATCTGGAAAGCCCTGCTTAACGCTTGTAGAATGCATAAGAATATGGAATTGGGAGCTTATGCGGCCGAGCATGTATTTAAACTTGACCCTGACGACCCTGGTCCTCATGTGATACTATATAACATCTATGCATCAGGTGGCAGGTGGAACGATGCTGCGAGagtgagaaagaagatgaaggaaaaTGGAGTAAAGAAGGAACCTGCTTGCAGTTGGGTGGAGATTGAGAATGCTATCCACATGTTTGTAGCCAATGATGAACGTCATCCACAAAGGAAGGAGATTGCTCTGAAGTGGGAAGAGGTTTATGCAAAGATCAAGGAGTTGGGATATGTGCCAGACACCAGCCATGTAATAGTCCATGTGGATCAACAAGAGAGCGAAGTGAATTTACAATATCATAGCGAGAAAATTGCATTGGCATTTGCGCTTCTCAACACTCCTCCTGGATCAACCATACACATCAAGAAGAACATCCGTGTTTGCGGGGATTGCCATTCAGCAATCAAATTGGCGTCAAAGGTGGTTGGGAGAGAAATCATTGTGAGAGATACCAATCGGTTCCACCATTTTAAGGATGGTACTTGTTCTTGCAAGGATTATTGGTAG
- the LOC104766342 gene encoding chaperonin CPN60, mitochondrial codes for MYRFASNLASKARIAQNARQVSSRMSWSRNYAAKEIKFGVEARALMLKGVEDLADAVKVTMGPKGRNVVIEQSWGAPKVTKDGVTVAKSIEFKDKIKNVGASLVKQVANATNDVAGDGTTCATVLTRAIFTEGCKSVAAGMNAMDLRRGISMAVDSVVTNLKSKARMISTSEEIAQVGTISANGEREIGELIAKAMEKVGKEGVITIQDGKTLFNELEVVEGMKLDRGYTSPYFITNQKTQKCELDDPLILIHEKKISSINSIVKVLELALKRQRPLLIVSEDVESDALATLILNKLRAGIKVCAIKAPGFGENRKANLQDLAALTGGEVITEELGMNLEKVDLGMLGTCKKVTVSKDDTVILDGAGDKKGIEERCEQIRSAIELSTSDYDKEKLQERLAKLSGGVAVLKIGGASEAEVGEKKDRVTDALNATKAAVEEGILPGGGVALLYAARELEKLPTANFDQKIGVQIIQNALKTPVHTIASNAGVEGAVIVGKLLEQDNTDLGYDAAKGEYVDMVKAGIIDPLKVIRTALVDAASVSSLLTTTEAVVVDLPKDDSESAGAGAGMGGMGGMDY; via the exons ATGTATCGTTTCGCTTCTAACCTCGCCTCCAAGGCAAG GATTGCTCAAAACGCTCGCCAG GTTTCCAGTAGAATGAGCTGGAGCAGGAACTATGCAGCCAAAGAAATTAAGTTTGGTGTTGAAGCTCGAGCTTTGATGCTTAAGGGTGTTGAAGATCTTGCTGATGCTGTTAAAGTCACCATGGGTCCTAAG GGACGTAATGTTGTGATTGAGCAAAGTTGGGGTGCTCCTAAAGTGACAAAAGATGGTGTGACAGTTGCCAAAAGCATTGAGTTCAAGGACAAAATCAAGAACGTTGGTGCCAGTCTTGTCAAGCAGGTTGCAAATGCTACTAATGATGTTGCTGGTGATG GTACCACTTGTGCTACTGTCCTCACCCGGGCTATATTCACCGAAGGTTGCAAATCAGTTGCCGCAGGTATGAATGCGATGGACTTGAGACGAGGTATCTCCATGGCAGTTGATTCTGTGGTGACAAACCTTAAAAGCAAGGCGAGGATGATCAGCACATCTGAAGAGATTGCACAGGTTGGGACCATTTCTGCCAATGGAGAGAGGGAAATTGGTGAGCTTATTGCAAAGGCTATGGAGAAGGTTGGCAAAGAAGGTGTAATCACAATCCAA GATGGAAAGACATTGTTTAACGAGTTGGAAGTTGTAGAGGGGATGAAGTTGGACAGAGGTTATACGTCCCCATACTTTATTACTAatcaaaaaacccaaaaatgt GAACTAGACGATCCTCTCATTCTTATCCATGAGAAGAAGATCTCAAGTATCAACTCTATCGTGAAAGTGTTGGAGTTGGCTCTGAAG AGGCAAAGACCACTGTTGATTGTTTCTGAAGATGTGGAAAGTGATGCTCTTGCAACTCTTATCCTTAACAAGCTCCGTGCCGGAATCAAG GTCTGTGCCATCAAGGCCCCTGGGTTTGGAGAGAATAGGAAAGCCAATTTGCAAGACCTTGCTGCCCTTACTGGTGGAGAG GTTATCACGGAAGAGCTTGGCATGAATCTGGAGAAGGTGGACCTGGGCATGCTAGGAACCTGCAAAAAG GTTACAGTCTCCAAGGACGACACTGTTATTCTTGATGGCGCTGGTGACAAGAAAGGCATTGAGGAAAGATGTGAGCAG ATTAGGTCAGCAATTGAACTCAGCACCTCAGATTATGACAAGGAGAAACTGCAAGAACGGTTGGCTAAGCTCTCTGGAGGTGTTGCAGTTTTGAAG ATTGGAGGAGCAAGTGAAGCTGAAGTTGGTGAGAAGAAAGACAGAGTGACAGATGCATTGAATGCCACTAAAGCAGCTGTTGAAGAGGGTATTTTGCCAG GAGGAGGTGTGGCTCTTCTATATGCAGCGAGAGAGTTGGAAAAACTTCCAACAGCCAACTTTGATCAGAAGATTGGTGTGCAGATCATTCAGAACGCATTGAAG acTCCTGTTCACACAATCGCTTCAAATGCTGGAGTTGAAGGCGCTGTTATAGTTGGCAAGCTCTTGGAACAAGATAACACAGACCTCGGTTATGATGCAGCTAAAG GTGAATACGTGGATATGGTGAAAGCTGGAATCATAGACCCTCTGAAAGTGATCAGGACGGCTCTGGTTGATGCTGCCAG TGTGTCATCTTTGTTGACAACAACTGAAGCTGTAGTGGTTGATCTTCCGAAAGACGATAGTGAGTCAGCAGGAGCTGGAGCAGGCATGGGTGGAATGGGAGGCATGGACTACTAG